From Rhodopseudomonas palustris, a single genomic window includes:
- a CDS encoding response regulator, whose protein sequence is MKTCLVVDDSSVIRKVARRILEGLDFEIVEAEDGEKALEACKHGLPDAVLLDWNMPVMDGYEFLRNLRRMPGGDAPKVVFCTTENDVAHIARALHAGANEYIMKPFDKDIVTAKFQEVGLI, encoded by the coding sequence ATGAAGACATGTCTGGTGGTCGACGACTCGAGCGTCATCCGGAAGGTCGCTCGGCGCATCCTCGAGGGGCTCGACTTCGAGATCGTCGAAGCAGAGGACGGCGAAAAGGCACTCGAAGCCTGCAAGCACGGGCTGCCCGACGCCGTTCTGCTCGATTGGAACATGCCGGTGATGGACGGCTACGAGTTCCTGCGCAATTTGCGTCGCATGCCGGGCGGTGACGCCCCGAAAGTGGTGTTCTGCACCACCGAGAACGACGTCGCGCATATCGCCCGGGCGCTGCATGCCGGGGCCAACGAGTACATCATGAAGCCCTTCGACAAGGACATCGTGACGGCGAAGTTTCAGGAAGTCGGCCTGATCTGA
- a CDS encoding chemotaxis protein CheW, whose protein sequence is MTRAIDAISGNTTQFATAMIGGQLFGLPISRVQDVFMPERLTRVPLAPDDVAGVLNLRGRIVTAIDMRARLGLPRNQDGKPPMAMGVDLRGESYGLLIDSIGEVLTLPDEGRETNPVNLDPRMASFANGVHRLDGQLMVVLDVDKVLEIATQRMAA, encoded by the coding sequence ATGACCCGCGCCATCGACGCGATCAGCGGCAACACCACCCAGTTCGCCACCGCGATGATCGGCGGGCAGTTGTTCGGGCTGCCGATCAGCCGGGTGCAGGACGTGTTCATGCCGGAACGGCTGACCCGGGTGCCGCTGGCGCCGGACGACGTCGCCGGCGTGCTCAACCTGCGCGGCCGGATCGTCACCGCGATCGACATGCGGGCCCGTCTCGGCCTGCCCAGGAACCAGGACGGCAAGCCGCCGATGGCGATGGGCGTCGACCTGCGCGGCGAATCCTACGGCCTCCTGATCGACTCCATCGGCGAAGTGCTGACCCTGCCCGACGAGGGCCGCGAGACCAACCCGGTCAACCTCGATCCCCGCATGGCATCCTTCGCCAACGGCGTCCACCGCCTCGACGGACAGCTCATGGTCGTCCTCGACGTCGACAAAGTACTCGAAATCGCAACCCAACGTATGGCTGCATGA